A part of Parvimonas micra genomic DNA contains:
- the alr gene encoding alanine racemase → MYENQSLIFVNLDKLKNNFLKIKEKCNGAKVGIVLKANAYGLGACTVAEFLQKQGADYFCVANFSEAMELRKKKIKLPILILGYVPNALFEKLIKNNVDLTVYNIEMIRELNEISAKCRKKCKIHIKIDTGMNRLGFLIDDKLKDYLKEIYSMKHIIVKGMFSHLCVSDIDDFSFTKLQVERFEKVKHILEEENLKIPMLHIANDGGALLHDYYYDMVRVGIGIYGHYPSEYVKDNSKMKMDTVVSFVSTVSNIKYIHKGDTVGYGRTFCADRTIKVATISIGYADGYPYELSNKGYVMINNKKAKILGKVCMDQTMIDISDIDDVKIGDTALLYGEYKDMKLDIFEIAKIANTNVYDLICRINMRIPRVYLEGNKVVRVVDYLSTEKNYYEL, encoded by the coding sequence ATGTATGAAAATCAATCTTTGATTTTTGTTAATTTAGATAAATTAAAAAATAATTTTTTAAAAATAAAAGAAAAATGTAATGGAGCAAAAGTAGGAATAGTTTTAAAAGCAAATGCGTATGGGCTTGGTGCTTGTACTGTCGCTGAATTTTTGCAAAAACAAGGAGCAGATTATTTTTGTGTTGCAAACTTTTCAGAGGCTATGGAGCTTAGAAAAAAGAAAATAAAATTACCTATTTTAATTTTAGGTTATGTTCCAAATGCATTATTTGAAAAGTTAATAAAGAATAATGTAGATTTAACAGTATATAATATAGAAATGATAAGAGAGTTAAATGAAATTTCAGCGAAATGTAGAAAAAAATGTAAAATACACATCAAAATAGATACTGGAATGAATAGACTTGGTTTTTTAATTGATGATAAATTAAAAGATTATTTAAAAGAAATTTATTCTATGAAGCATATTATTGTAAAGGGAATGTTCTCACATTTATGCGTTTCTGATATTGATGATTTTTCATTTACAAAATTACAAGTTGAAAGATTTGAAAAAGTTAAACATATTTTAGAAGAAGAAAATCTAAAAATACCAATGTTACATATTGCTAATGATGGCGGAGCATTGCTTCATGATTATTATTATGATATGGTTAGAGTTGGAATTGGAATATATGGTCACTACCCTTCAGAATATGTAAAAGATAATTCTAAAATGAAAATGGATACTGTTGTGAGTTTTGTTAGTACAGTGAGTAATATAAAATATATTCATAAGGGTGATACGGTTGGATATGGTAGGACTTTTTGTGCAGATAGAACTATCAAAGTTGCTACCATTTCAATAGGATATGCAGATGGATACCCTTACGAATTAAGCAATAAAGGGTATGTTATGATAAATAATAAAAAGGCTAAGATTTTAGGAAAAGTTTGTATGGATCAAACTATGATAGATATTTCTGATATTGATGATGTAAAAATAGGAGATACAGCCTTACTTTATGGAGAATACAAAGATATGAAGCTTGATATTTTTGAGATTGCAAAAATTGCGAATACAAATGTCTATGACTTAATTTGTAGAATAAACATGAGAATTCCGAGGGTCTATCTCGAGGGGAATAAAGTAGTAAGAGTAGTAGATTATCTATCAACCGAAAAAAACTATTATGAATTATAA
- a CDS encoding peptidylprolyl isomerase encodes MESKVMAIVNGVEILESDVDRFIELMGDRALPYKNPEGKKQLCEELVKQELIIQDCYNRKLNESEAFVKEINEITRSILAKHFLNELFGDIKVSDEEIKKYYEENKNLFKSRYTFKAKHILVESEEKADELKKLCENGEEFEELAKKYSMCPSKEVGGDLGEFSQGQMVLEFENACIDARVGEITKPVKTQFGYHLIMLESKTEPEQLDLETVKDEIRKNIVKAKEQIAYVKKMDALMKDAKIERKY; translated from the coding sequence ATGGAAAGTAAAGTAATGGCAATTGTGAATGGAGTAGAAATTTTAGAGAGTGACGTTGACAGGTTTATAGAATTAATGGGGGATAGAGCGTTACCATATAAAAATCCTGAAGGTAAAAAACAATTATGTGAAGAACTTGTAAAACAAGAGCTTATAATTCAAGATTGTTATAATAGAAAGTTAAATGAAAGTGAAGCATTCGTAAAGGAAATTAATGAAATTACACGCTCAATTTTAGCAAAACATTTCTTAAACGAATTATTTGGTGATATAAAAGTTTCTGATGAGGAAATAAAAAAATACTATGAAGAAAATAAAAATTTATTTAAGAGTAGATATACTTTTAAAGCTAAACATATTTTAGTTGAAAGTGAAGAAAAAGCAGATGAGTTAAAGAAGCTTTGTGAAAATGGAGAAGAATTTGAAGAATTAGCAAAAAAATATTCTATGTGCCCTTCTAAAGAAGTGGGGGGAGATTTAGGAGAATTTTCTCAAGGACAAATGGTATTGGAGTTTGAAAATGCCTGTATAGATGCAAGAGTAGGAGAAATTACTAAACCTGTAAAAACACAATTTGGATACCACTTAATTATGCTGGAATCAAAAACAGAACCTGAACAACTAGATTTGGAAACAGTTAAAGATGAAATTAGAAAAAATATAGTAAAAGCCAAAGAACAAATAGCTTATGTGAAAAAAATGGATGCTTTGATGAAAGATGCAAAGATAGAAAGAAAATATTAA
- a CDS encoding prepilin peptidase produces the protein MNNTVLYIINLLCFLCIYICSVTDIICKNIFLDIILSFACPIIFFNIYGNYIKISVFGLISGILLYGIIYILSKLFYGMEAFGIGDIYVLSLIGLSTDWYTVFNIGLFAFVIAGIFYFIKYIFVRKLQTFKHQEIPLVPFILSSYLILIYF, from the coding sequence TTGAATAATACTGTATTATACATAATAAATTTACTTTGTTTTTTATGTATATATATTTGTTCAGTTACAGATATTATTTGTAAAAATATTTTTTTAGATATAATTTTGAGTTTTGCTTGTCCTATCATATTTTTTAATATATATGGTAATTATATTAAAATTTCTGTTTTTGGACTGATTTCCGGGATTCTTTTGTATGGGATTATTTATATTTTATCTAAACTATTTTATGGAATGGAAGCATTTGGGATAGGCGATATCTATGTATTATCTTTAATTGGACTTTCAACTGATTGGTATACAGTTTTTAATATCGGTTTGTTCGCTTTTGTAATTGCAGGAATTTTTTATTTCATAAAGTATATATTCGTAAGGAAATTACAAACTTTTAAACATCAAGAAATACCACTAGTCCCATTTATACTATCTAGTTATTTAATTTTAATTTATTTTTAG
- a CDS encoding CvfB family protein → MYNLGEFQKLFIKRFKNNGAYIGLKEIKNEKLDILLPKKEVLETDKIGDEIEVFVYKDNQARFVATRKIPKISLGKLETLEVMDISKIGAFLDWGLEKELFLPFKEQSMKLEKGRKYLVALYIDKSERLCATMKIRDYLTSDSPYKEGEWVEGIIYSIHKDYGAFVAVDKKYDAMIENKDIVGVLEIGEPINFRISKVKKDGRLNLVLKNLSHIEINDNADILFNIIKDRGGFLDLNDKSDPDKIKDICGMSKSSFKKAVGRLLKNEKVKFEGNGIKLI, encoded by the coding sequence ATGTATAATTTAGGAGAATTTCAAAAATTATTTATAAAGCGCTTTAAAAATAATGGTGCTTATATTGGACTTAAAGAAATAAAAAATGAAAAACTAGATATTTTACTACCTAAAAAGGAAGTCCTAGAAACAGATAAGATTGGTGATGAAATTGAGGTTTTTGTCTATAAAGATAATCAAGCCAGATTTGTTGCTACAAGAAAAATTCCGAAAATTTCTTTAGGAAAACTTGAAACTTTAGAAGTGATGGATATTTCAAAAATTGGAGCTTTTTTAGATTGGGGACTTGAAAAAGAATTATTTTTACCTTTTAAAGAACAATCTATGAAACTTGAAAAAGGAAGAAAATATTTAGTTGCTTTATATATTGATAAGTCGGAAAGACTTTGTGCAACAATGAAGATAAGAGATTATTTAACTTCTGATTCACCATATAAGGAAGGTGAATGGGTTGAAGGAATTATTTATTCAATTCATAAAGATTATGGTGCTTTTGTTGCTGTAGATAAAAAATATGATGCAATGATTGAAAATAAAGACATAGTTGGAGTTTTAGAAATTGGAGAACCAATTAATTTTAGAATTTCAAAAGTAAAAAAAGATGGTCGTTTAAATTTGGTTTTAAAAAATCTTTCTCATATTGAAATAAATGATAATGCCGATATTCTTTTTAATATTATCAAAGATAGAGGAGGTTTTTTAGACTTAAATGATAAAAGTGATCCTGATAAAATTAAAGATATTTGCGGGATGAGTAAATCATCTTTTAAAAAAGCAGTAGGAAGACTTTTAAAAAATGAAAAAGTTAAATTTGAAGGTAATGGAATTAAACTAATTTAA
- the floA gene encoding flotillin-like protein FloA (flotillin-like protein involved in membrane lipid rafts), producing the protein MKMLPQTIMKVLPTTNSIIVILIVVLVFGFFYFVPVGLWITALFSGVKVKISNLIGMKLRRVRASKIIYPLIKATKANVKINISELEAHYLAGGNVNNVVDALIAAQKANIELTFEMATAIDLAGRDVLEAVQVSVNPKVINTPKIAAVAMNGIEVIVIAKVTVRADISRLIGGAGEETIIARVGEGIVTTVGSAERHSLVLENPDAISETVLKKGLDLGTAFEILSIDIADVDIGRNIGAQLQADQAEADKKIAQAKAEERRAMAVAVEQENKAKIEEMKAKVVESESKIPLAIAKAFEEGNISVFEYEKLKNLKSDTKMRESLSE; encoded by the coding sequence ATGAAGATGTTACCACAAACAATTATGAAAGTGTTACCAACAACTAATAGCATTATTGTTATTTTAATAGTGGTTTTGGTGTTTGGATTCTTTTATTTTGTTCCCGTAGGACTTTGGATTACGGCTTTATTCAGTGGAGTTAAAGTTAAAATTTCGAACCTTATTGGAATGAAACTTAGAAGAGTTAGAGCGTCAAAAATTATCTATCCATTGATTAAAGCAACAAAGGCTAATGTTAAAATTAACATTTCAGAATTAGAAGCACATTATTTGGCAGGAGGTAATGTAAATAATGTTGTTGATGCTTTGATTGCAGCTCAAAAGGCTAATATTGAATTGACTTTTGAAATGGCAACAGCAATTGACCTTGCCGGACGTGATGTGTTGGAAGCCGTTCAAGTCAGTGTAAATCCTAAAGTTATCAATACTCCAAAAATTGCAGCAGTTGCAATGAATGGTATTGAAGTGATAGTTATAGCAAAAGTTACTGTTAGGGCTGATATTTCAAGACTTATAGGTGGAGCTGGAGAAGAAACTATCATAGCGAGAGTTGGAGAAGGTATAGTTACTACTGTAGGTAGTGCAGAAAGGCACAGTTTAGTGCTTGAAAATCCTGATGCTATTTCAGAAACTGTTTTGAAAAAAGGATTGGATTTAGGAACAGCATTTGAAATTTTATCTATTGATATTGCAGATGTGGATATTGGTAGAAATATAGGTGCTCAATTGCAAGCAGATCAAGCTGAAGCTGACAAGAAAATAGCACAAGCCAAAGCAGAAGAAAGACGTGCAATGGCTGTTGCAGTTGAACAAGAAAATAAAGCTAAGATTGAAGAAATGAAGGCGAAAGTTGTTGAATCAGAAAGTAAAATTCCACTTGCTATTGCAAAAGCATTTGAAGAAGGAAATATTTCTGTATTTGAATATGAAAAGTTAAAGAATTTAAAATCTGATACTAAAATGAGAGAATCACTTTCAGAATAG
- the rodA gene encoding rod shape-determining protein RodA: MFFKNKNLYKIDLFILISLILIILIGLVNLYSATISLKRNFMLSQIVATILGFVLMFILIAVNIKFLKRLYLPIYIVSIALLILVLIIGTGDSVGARSWIKFGPISFQPSEFVKLGMIICLATVIEKNSAKLNEPKTLIKVLIFAFIPVGLVLMQPDFGTAFVFILVIGSMLFVAGISLRLVVYTLLAAVASLPAFYFSLSPYQKNRILNFLHPERDITNTGYQAVQGKIAAGSGKFIGRGLFKGPQNQFNFIPEKQTDYIFPVFVEEMGFVGGTILIGLYTIMLYRFVKLSKKTANKFNQMLIIGICAMFLAHIFENIGMTIGLMPITGIPLPFLSYGGTFQLVNLIAMGIVLSISCEKTPLDFM; the protein is encoded by the coding sequence ATGTTTTTTAAAAATAAGAATTTATATAAAATAGATTTATTTATACTGATATCGTTGATTTTAATAATACTAATAGGATTAGTAAATTTATATAGTGCAACAATAAGTTTAAAGAGGAATTTTATGTTGTCGCAAATAGTTGCTACAATTTTAGGTTTCGTCTTAATGTTTATATTAATTGCAGTAAATATAAAATTTTTAAAAAGACTATATTTACCGATTTATATAGTTTCAATAGCACTATTAATATTAGTACTTATAATTGGTACAGGAGATTCCGTAGGAGCAAGAAGTTGGATTAAATTCGGTCCTATTTCTTTTCAACCATCAGAATTTGTAAAACTTGGGATGATTATTTGTTTAGCTACAGTTATTGAAAAAAATAGTGCTAAATTAAACGAGCCGAAAACTCTAATAAAAGTTCTAATATTTGCTTTTATTCCGGTTGGATTAGTTCTAATGCAACCAGACTTTGGAACTGCATTTGTTTTTATATTGGTAATTGGGTCAATGCTATTTGTAGCAGGAATAAGTCTAAGACTCGTAGTTTATACATTACTCGCTGCAGTAGCAAGTTTGCCTGCTTTTTATTTTAGTTTATCACCATACCAAAAAAATAGAATTTTAAACTTTTTACATCCTGAAAGAGATATTACAAATACAGGTTATCAAGCGGTTCAAGGAAAAATAGCTGCAGGTTCAGGAAAATTTATAGGAAGAGGACTGTTTAAAGGTCCTCAAAATCAATTTAATTTTATACCTGAAAAACAAACAGATTATATTTTTCCGGTTTTTGTTGAAGAAATGGGATTCGTTGGTGGAACAATTTTAATCGGATTATATACAATTATGTTGTATAGATTTGTTAAACTTTCTAAAAAGACAGCAAATAAATTCAATCAAATGTTAATTATTGGAATATGTGCAATGTTTTTAGCACATATATTTGAAAATATAGGAATGACAATAGGACTAATGCCAATAACAGGCATTCCACTTCCGTTTTTAAGTTATGGTGGAACTTTTCAATTAGTAAATTTAATAGCAATGGGAATAGTATTATCTATATCTTGTGAAAAAACTCCACTTGATTTTATGTAA
- a CDS encoding NAD(P)H-hydrate dehydratase: MIGIDICSISRFSNMKNLDKFLKRYFTNEEIDYILKTGNRDETIAGIFSLKEAFVKAIGTGFGNISPIDVEIIHNFSGKPDLIIHNEIIKKIEDLSCSVSHDSDYAIAVVDVKFLNISINTKNALECKNLILNRKDDGHKGDFGKVGIIGGSIGMCGSVDLCAKASLRTGSGLVYNICPNSISDILQIKAVENIVLPISDDNKGCFTFRYIDEIIDKISNLDAIAIGCGLGRNEENAKILEMIVKNFKKPIVIDADAIFFLRNIKAEILNRNNIVITPHEVEFSRFSSYDLKNIKENRLEVVNKFFEKNLNYTLVLKGKNTIVKSDEEIYINNTGNSGMATAGSGDCLTGIILSLLGQGLSAFNSAKLGVFIHGLAGDFAKEELGEDSLVASDIIKFLPKAIKYIRE, from the coding sequence ATGATAGGAATAGATATTTGTAGTATTTCAAGATTTTCAAATATGAAAAATTTGGACAAGTTTTTAAAAAGATATTTTACAAATGAAGAGATTGACTATATTTTAAAGACGGGAAATAGAGATGAAACCATAGCAGGTATTTTTTCCTTAAAAGAAGCCTTTGTAAAGGCAATTGGCACTGGATTTGGAAACATTTCACCTATTGATGTAGAAATTATACATAATTTTTCCGGAAAACCTGATTTAATTATTCATAATGAAATTATAAAAAAAATTGAAGATTTATCTTGTTCTGTTTCCCATGATTCTGATTATGCCATTGCAGTAGTAGATGTTAAATTTTTAAATATATCAATAAATACCAAAAATGCCTTAGAATGTAAAAATCTCATATTAAATAGAAAAGATGATGGACATAAAGGTGATTTTGGAAAAGTCGGAATAATTGGTGGAAGTATTGGAATGTGTGGAAGTGTTGATTTATGTGCAAAGGCTTCACTTAGAACAGGAAGTGGATTGGTTTATAATATTTGTCCTAATTCTATTTCAGATATTTTACAAATAAAAGCTGTTGAAAATATTGTTTTACCAATTTCTGATGACAATAAAGGTTGTTTTACTTTTAGATATATTGACGAAATAATTGATAAAATAAGTAATTTGGATGCTATAGCTATTGGATGCGGATTAGGAAGAAATGAAGAAAATGCAAAAATTTTAGAAATGATTGTAAAAAATTTTAAAAAACCTATAGTTATAGATGCTGATGCTATATTTTTCTTAAGAAATATTAAAGCAGAGATTTTAAATAGAAACAATATTGTAATAACTCCTCATGAAGTAGAATTTTCAAGGTTTTCATCTTATGATTTAAAAAATATTAAAGAAAATAGATTGGAAGTTGTAAATAAATTTTTTGAAAAAAATTTAAACTACACTCTTGTTCTAAAAGGTAAAAATACTATAGTTAAGTCTGACGAAGAAATATATATAAATAATACTGGAAATTCAGGTATGGCAACAGCAGGAAGTGGAGACTGCCTAACAGGAATTATTTTATCTTTGCTTGGTCAAGGTCTTAGTGCTTTTAATTCCGCAAAGCTTGGGGTCTTTATTCATGGTTTGGCTGGAGATTTTGCCAAAGAAGAATTAGGTGAAGATTCTTTAGTAGCATCAGATATAATTAAATTTTTACCAAAGGCAATTAAATATATTAGGGAGTGA
- a CDS encoding ATP-binding protein: MDFEYVKVIKSDLDDIDEAVSFILGKLSSVIRDEELMFNIRIVINEIVINSYEHGNKCNKEKGINLKVCVNMDCIHINVKDEGDGINYIFNENKDINTTTSGRGLRIVKHLVDELEINNNEISAKIKCETDDV, from the coding sequence ATGGACTTTGAGTACGTTAAGGTTATTAAAAGTGATTTGGATGATATTGATGAAGCAGTTTCCTTTATTTTGGGGAAATTGTCAAGTGTTATTAGAGATGAAGAATTAATGTTTAATATCCGAATAGTTATAAATGAAATAGTTATAAATAGTTATGAACATGGAAATAAATGTAACAAAGAAAAGGGTATAAACTTAAAAGTCTGTGTTAATATGGACTGTATACATATAAATGTTAAAGATGAGGGAGATGGAATAAATTACATATTTAATGAAAATAAAGATATTAATACGACCACTTCAGGTCGTGGACTTAGAATTGTTAAACATTTAGTTGATGAACTTGAAATAAATAATAATGAAATCAGTGCAAAAATAAAATGTGAAACGGATGACGTTTAG
- the metK gene encoding methionine adenosyltransferase, with protein MKKVLFTSESVTEGHPDKICDQVSDAILDEILKVDPVARVACETLTTTGIVMVVGEITTSQYVDIQSIVRNVLKEIGYTRAKFGFDASTCSVVTSINEQSRDIALGVDSALEYKNGNEDKYNSVGAGDQGMMFGYACTETDEFMPLPITLAHKLSKRLSYVRKNDILGYLRPDGKSQVTVEYIDGVPSRIEAIVVSTQHSPSVKLEQIQKDIKEFVIDEVIPEYLIDENTKIYVNPTGRFEIGGPMGDSGLTGRKLIVDTYGGFGRHGGGAFSGKDPTKVDRSATYMARYIAKNIVASGICEKLEIGISYAIGVAKPLSIYVDTFGTGKISDDRIIEIINKVFDLRPAAIIDTLDLRRPIYRQIAAYGHFGRNDLDLPWEKLDKVEDIKKLI; from the coding sequence ATGAAAAAAGTTTTATTTACGTCTGAATCTGTGACTGAAGGGCATCCGGATAAAATTTGTGATCAAGTTTCTGATGCTATTTTAGATGAAATTTTAAAAGTTGATCCGGTTGCAAGAGTTGCATGTGAAACTTTAACAACAACTGGAATTGTAATGGTTGTTGGTGAAATTACAACTTCTCAATATGTTGATATACAGAGTATAGTTAGAAATGTTTTAAAAGAAATAGGATATACTAGAGCTAAGTTCGGTTTTGATGCATCAACTTGTTCAGTTGTAACAAGTATAAACGAACAATCAAGAGATATAGCATTAGGTGTTGACAGCGCATTAGAATATAAAAATGGTAATGAAGATAAGTATAATTCTGTCGGAGCAGGAGATCAAGGAATGATGTTTGGTTATGCATGTACAGAAACTGATGAATTTATGCCTTTACCGATTACTTTGGCTCATAAATTGTCAAAAAGATTATCTTATGTTAGGAAAAATGATATATTAGGATATTTAAGACCTGACGGTAAGAGTCAGGTTACTGTTGAGTATATTGATGGTGTTCCTTCAAGAATAGAAGCAATAGTTGTTTCTACTCAACATAGTCCTTCAGTTAAGTTAGAGCAAATTCAAAAAGATATAAAAGAATTTGTCATTGATGAAGTTATCCCTGAATACTTAATTGATGAAAATACTAAGATTTATGTAAATCCTACAGGTAGATTTGAAATTGGGGGACCAATGGGAGATTCAGGATTAACAGGAAGAAAACTAATAGTTGATACTTATGGTGGATTTGGAAGACATGGTGGTGGAGCTTTTTCAGGAAAAGATCCAACCAAAGTAGATAGATCTGCTACTTATATGGCGAGATATATTGCTAAAAATATTGTTGCCAGTGGAATTTGTGAAAAATTAGAAATAGGAATTTCTTATGCTATTGGGGTGGCTAAGCCTCTTTCTATTTATGTAGATACCTTTGGTACAGGAAAAATTTCGGATGATAGGATTATTGAAATAATCAACAAGGTGTTTGATTTAAGACCTGCTGCAATTATCGATACTTTAGACTTAAGAAGACCTATATATCGTCAAATTGCCGCTTATGGTCATTTCGGACGAAATGATTTAGATTTACCTTGGGAAAAATTGGATAAAGTTGAAGATATTAAAAAATTAATATAG
- a CDS encoding GTP pyrophosphokinase, translating to MKLEIFQFLEKSIEHMDKNMDFISNSSESLKKFFNDIFLNCDFFINTTARIKSEDSIREKLLRNNYYYKYPNYKTAIENLPDLIGIRVECRFIDDEKKIFDEISKNFTVELKDGFYRSELNSNIELKLSEKQPTVQKNGFEIYKIDGRYVVEGDYFVNFELQIKSLVNIFWGEIDHRVLYKNFNYMITEDFIRSIMFSIKANLSMIDNQLQSVYNHLKNVENKNNYDSSKIHLKTIVSKMVHDLYSVKIKESTGFVVDFKDCANIIVDYIFSKNKFHNSMRYEDYFVRFLNRLSGANNRTIVIGETFEICDTIEFKNDLCKKFGLGLLELVNKDFKWNLIFSVIQDIEENDFCEEFVLFSEFIVFAVVKRVKRAVDELNISDEDKFKLKWDISYVVMEFICNSYAPSLITFKSMKEIENKIRNFLKNVEQPEEILALNYEELYKSLENNFVIKEMDEFE from the coding sequence TTGAAACTTGAAATTTTTCAATTTTTAGAAAAATCAATAGAACATATGGATAAGAATATGGATTTTATTTCTAATTCTTCTGAATCATTAAAAAAGTTCTTTAACGATATTTTTTTGAATTGTGATTTTTTTATAAACACAACCGCAAGAATAAAAAGCGAGGATAGTATCAGAGAAAAATTGTTAAGAAATAATTATTATTATAAATATCCTAATTATAAGACTGCAATCGAAAATCTTCCAGATCTAATAGGTATTAGAGTTGAATGTAGATTTATTGATGATGAAAAGAAAATTTTTGATGAAATTTCCAAAAATTTTACTGTTGAATTAAAAGATGGTTTTTATAGGAGTGAACTAAATTCAAATATAGAATTAAAACTTAGTGAAAAGCAACCTACAGTTCAGAAAAACGGTTTTGAAATATATAAAATTGATGGTAGATATGTAGTTGAGGGTGATTATTTTGTAAATTTTGAATTGCAAATAAAGTCTTTGGTAAATATATTTTGGGGAGAAATTGATCACAGAGTATTGTATAAAAATTTTAATTATATGATAACAGAAGATTTTATTCGATCTATAATGTTTTCTATTAAAGCTAATTTATCGATGATAGATAATCAACTTCAAAGTGTTTATAATCATTTAAAAAATGTAGAAAACAAGAATAATTATGATTCTTCAAAGATACATTTAAAAACTATTGTTTCAAAGATGGTTCATGATTTGTATTCTGTTAAAATTAAAGAAAGCACAGGATTCGTTGTTGATTTCAAAGATTGTGCAAATATTATTGTAGATTATATTTTTTCAAAAAACAAATTTCATAATTCTATGCGCTACGAGGATTATTTTGTTAGATTTTTAAATAGGCTTAGTGGAGCAAACAATAGAACCATTGTTATTGGAGAAACTTTTGAAATTTGTGATACAATTGAATTTAAAAATGATTTGTGTAAAAAATTTGGATTAGGACTTTTAGAACTGGTAAATAAGGATTTTAAATGGAATTTGATTTTTTCCGTTATTCAAGATATTGAAGAAAATGACTTTTGTGAAGAATTTGTTTTGTTTTCAGAATTTATTGTATTCGCAGTTGTTAAGAGAGTGAAACGTGCTGTTGATGAATTAAATATTTCAGATGAAGATAAGTTTAAATTGAAATGGGATATTTCTTATGTGGTTATGGAATTTATTTGTAATTCATATGCACCTAGTTTAATTACTTTTAAGAGTATGAAAGAAATTGAGAATAAAATTAGAAATTTCTTAAAAAATGTAGAACAACCTGAAGAAATATTAGCTTTAAATTATGAAGAACTATATAAGTCTTTGGAAAATAATTTTGTTATAAAAGAAATGGATGAATTTGAATAA
- a CDS encoding MalY/PatB family protein translates to MGRCYDFNEYVDRKNSHAEKWNNMISAGAQKNDHSILSMSIADMEFKCCDEILEALKEPISNGVIGYDCPCEKFFSSFIKWEKEKNNWDIKKEWIVPVPGVVPGIANTILRNTKEGDAVIINTPVYPPFFNAIQLNNRVVVENPLVELADKYIIDFDDFEKKIIDNNVKLSVLCSPHNPVGRVWTKEELNKYGEICRKHNVLMVSDEIHGDLILKDYKHIPIASLNDDFLYNTVTLTAPSKTFNIAGLAQSVAIIPNEELRNKFIEGLVGYGIFHMASFAAVGFVAAYTYGKEWFEECISYIEDNIDFAIDFINKEIPKVKVKRPEASFLLWLDFRAFDIDHDELHQKLINEGKLLLNSGITYGENGRLFFRMNIACNRKMLTDGLNRLKKVVDSL, encoded by the coding sequence ATGGGAAGATGTTATGATTTTAATGAATATGTAGACAGAAAAAATTCACACGCAGAAAAGTGGAACAATATGATTTCTGCAGGAGCACAAAAAAATGACCACTCAATTTTGTCTATGTCCATTGCTGATATGGAATTTAAATGTTGTGATGAAATTTTAGAAGCTTTGAAAGAACCGATATCAAACGGAGTAATAGGATACGACTGTCCATGTGAAAAGTTTTTTTCATCATTTATAAAATGGGAAAAGGAAAAAAATAATTGGGATATAAAGAAAGAATGGATAGTTCCTGTCCCTGGAGTAGTACCGGGAATTGCAAACACTATTTTACGTAATACAAAAGAAGGAGATGCTGTTATTATAAACACTCCTGTATACCCACCTTTTTTTAATGCTATACAATTAAATAACAGAGTCGTTGTTGAAAATCCACTAGTTGAATTAGCAGATAAGTATATTATTGATTTTGATGATTTTGAAAAGAAAATTATTGATAATAATGTAAAATTAAGTGTGTTATGTAGTCCTCATAATCCTGTTGGAAGAGTTTGGACAAAAGAAGAGTTGAATAAATATGGGGAAATCTGTAGAAAGCATAATGTATTAATGGTTTCAGATGAAATTCATGGAGATTTAATTCTTAAGGATTATAAACATATACCAATTGCATCTCTTAATGATGACTTTTTATATAATACAGTTACTTTAACTGCTCCAAGTAAAACCTTTAATATTGCAGGTCTTGCACAATCTGTTGCTATTATTCCAAATGAAGAACTTCGAAATAAATTTATAGAAGGATTAGTAGGATATGGAATTTTCCATATGGCAAGTTTTGCAGCAGTTGGATTTGTGGCAGCCTACACTTATGGTAAAGAATGGTTTGAAGAATGTATAAGTTATATTGAAGATAATATTGACTTTGCTATAGATTTTATAAACAAAGAAATTCCAAAAGTAAAAGTAAAAAGACCGGAAGCAAGTTTTCTATTATGGCTAGACTTTAGAGCTTTTGATATTGATCACGATGAGTTGCACCAAAAACTTATTAATGAAGGTAAGTTACTACTAAATTCAGGAATAACTTATGGAGAAAATGGAAGACTATTCTTTAGAATGAATATAGCTTGTAACAGAAAAATGCTAACAGACGGGTTGAACAGATTGAAAAAAGTTGTAGATAGTTTATAA